A region from the Malus domestica chromosome 07, GDT2T_hap1 genome encodes:
- the LOC114823669 gene encoding zinc finger protein CONSTANS-LIKE 5-like has protein sequence MAHSEPRLKRAHLAFLCLACDSRIHPANKLTTSHQRVWMCGVCQQAPAVVTCKADAAALCVSCDTDIHSANPIVRRHEWVPVEPFYDAAESIVVKSTTGPSSAAAALNYLVPNGDVVFKDIENNAASSWLIPNPNFNSKLHMDIAPDILKSSDDLIFPEIDSLLEFDYPTSVHTISGSGACNDSVVPVQPDPIPPPSFNMNYNISGPADHNCFDLDFCRSKLYSSFNNPLNLHSYKHSGLANKKTVTIQGVGKDQSVLLATSKSKKQNKPAALLHKSVMKQEFRRMAKAVGNQVADNHYRPDLKKAALARLSAVHKSLKIAKSGVKKRNRQAVKVYGRK, from the coding sequence AAAGAGAGCGCACTTGGCCTTTCTCTGCCTGGCCTGCGACTCTAGGATCCACCCCGCCAACAAGCTCACCACAAGCCACCAGCGAGTCTGGATGTGTGGGGTCTGCCAGCAAGCCCCAGCCGTCGTCACCTGCAAGGCTGACGCCGCTGCTCTCTGCGTCAGCTGCGACACCGACATCCACTCAGCTAACCCCATCGTCCGCCGCCACGAGTGGGTCCCGGTCGAGCCTTTTTACGACGCCGCCGAGTCTATCGTCGTCAAGTCAACAACTGGCCCGTCATCCGCCGCCGCGGCTCTCAACTACCTCGTCCCAAACGGAGACGTTGTATTTAAAGACATTGAAAACAACGCCGCGTCGAGCTGGCTGATCCCCAACCCGAATTTCAACTCGAAGCTCCATATGGATATCGCTCCGGACATCCTAAAGTCCTCCGATGATCTCATCTTCCCCGAAATTGATTCACTGCTGGAGTTCGATTACCCTACCTCAGTACACACTATTTCGGGTTCGGGTGCGTGTAATGACAGCGTTGTTCCGGTTCAACCCGACCCGATTCCACCGCCATCGTTCAACATGAACTACAACATTTCGGGTCCCGCCGATCACAACTGCTTCGACCTGGACTTTTGCAGAAGCAAGCTCTATTCTTCATTCAACAACCCCCTCAATCTCCACTCCTACAAGCACTCTGGGTTGGCAAACAAGAAAACCGTGACCATTCAGGGTGTGGGCAAAGATCAATCTGTGCTGCTGGCAACAAGTAAGTCCAAGAAGCAGAACAAGCCTGCTGCTCTGCTGCATAAGTCTGTGATGAAGCAGGAGTTCCGCAGGATGGCGAAGGCGGTCGGTAATCAGGTGGCGGATAACCATTACAGGCCGGATCTGAAAAAAGCAGCCCTTGCAAGGTTGAGTGCTGTTCACAAGAGCCTCAAGATTGCCAAGTCTGGTGTCAAGAAGAGGAACAGGCAAGCTGTTAAAGTCTATGGCAGGAAATGA